In Antennarius striatus isolate MH-2024 chromosome 8, ASM4005453v1, whole genome shotgun sequence, a single window of DNA contains:
- the LOC137600261 gene encoding protein FAM83B-like yields MESSLSWLSSLKDDDEPVYIQPHYKEAYRLAIYALLCGGKEAYEEFLVEEQISHLLSEEEILFILENAELPVLEDDADAKRSKDVAAPSTYFPTESDEEIPDLELGWPEVSLEGVDTSISLLFHPPRQNTPSIKDVVRKQIQEARQVIAIAMDVFTDFDIFKEVFAATLRGVSVYILLDEAHFSSFITMSYRVGINLQDVKNLRVRTVQGQQYLCQSGMKFHGDLQQKFILIDCQTVIYGTYSYTWTFEKINLSMVLVVTGQLVGSYDEEFRRLYARSTVPLVQSKDRNFSQPRKSVALQSPASSLLSLHQSHLKPRGMYGVRGIQDERFGNATMLSRGISVQEKLHQTHCPEMGTMMRGYSYGGELQKLNSMIRLRMANKDPGVGPERTGPNTRGVGDFLLPNRLSHQHLRHRNRYGADQNLIPFNSETSLHKWKMDTYLNDSDMPLDSSYDAASPMTSPYSSRTGLNEHQSQVIHSMSRDIRSRIEDMRQKRLSLQDHPSARQSQDYFRSLYLKERPTFKTSSKVLDTTGAELEQDGPNGCILEPISHQEIELNQEGLLTDGQRSVSYYDVKMLTDRKTMPDPLSRATSAGELHIKSKDPSLKLPHLQPSGLNVQHPRLMESLRELPEEKEGSNARVNTSDSAVFKDEREEGHKKDRSGSKENSTKSAHSRSQNQSRGSHGSRENMAKSSGSAVRGGHRSTSNEVLTSPKNSAGSQHSVDAKRSHEEKDQKQYEEPTLQRKNSLRMRMYSLLTSDEKKASKKEEKSHHKKASMRTKNPSGSNQPVRASHSSPADQATNDYRSLNTSSGPAEAEKQRSPFSKLSPQRSSKRKTNLSAEEDRGSGSTLDEDAASRVQRQNVYSRYEYLLPTDHVPKDRGASLSRLESGRPESDNKLGRFMHRVGSFISKNK; encoded by the exons ATGGAATCCAGTCTGTCCTGGTTGTCTTCGCTGAAAGACGACGATGAACCCGTTTACATCCAGCCGCATTACAAAGAGGCCTACCGGCTGGCCATTTACGCACTGCTCTGTGGAGGCAAGGAGGCCTACGAGGAGTTCCTGGTCGAGGAGCAAATCAGCCACCTGCTGTCCGAGGAGGAAATCCTGTTCATTTTGGAAAATGCAGAGTTGCCGGTATTGGAGGACGATGCGGATGCAAAGCGATCCAAGGACGTGGCCGCTCCGTCCACGTACTTCCCAACTGAATCGGACGAGGAGATCCCCGACCTGGAGCTGGGCTGGCCCGAGGTGTCGCTGGAGGGCGTGGACACGAGCATCAGCCTGCTGTTCCACCCGCCCAGGCAAAACACACCGAGCATCAAAGACGTGGTCCGCAAGCAGATCCAGGAGGCCAGGCAG GTTATCGCCATAGCGATGGACGTCTTCACCGACTTCGACATTTTCAAAGAGGTGTTTGCCGCCACGCTGAGGGGGGTGTCGGTTTACATCCTCCTGGACGAGGCTCACTTTAGCAGCTTCATCACCATGTCCTACAGGGTGGGCATCAACCTCCAGGACGTGAAG AACCTTCGTGTTCGGACGGTTCAGGGTCAGCAGTACCTTTGTCAGTCCGGGATGAAGTTCCACGGAGACCTGCAGCAGAAATTCATCTTGATAGACTGCCAGACAGTGATCTATGGAACATACAG ctaCACTTGGACATTTGAAAAGATCAACCTCAGCATGGTCCTGGTGGTCACGGGTCAGCTGGTGGGCTCTTATGACGAGGAGTTTCGTAGACTCTACGCTCGCTCTACAGTTCCTCTGGTTCAGTCCAAGGACAGGAATTTCTCCCAACCGAGGAAATCTGTAGCCCTGCAGAGCCCGGCCTCCAGCCTGCTGTCACTCCATCAGAGTCACCTGAAACCCAGAGGGATGTACGGCGTGAGAGGTATTCAAGATGAACGGTTTGGTAATGCCACCATGTTGTCCAGGGGCATCAGCGTCCAGGAGAAACTGCATCAGACCCACTGTCCTGAAATGGGGACTATGATGCGGGGGTACAGCTATGGTGGGGAACTACAGAAGTTAAACTCCATGATTCGCCTGAGGATGGCAAACAAGGACCCTGGAGTTGGTCCTGAGAGGACTGGACCTAACACAAGGGGCGTCGGTGACTTTCTGCTGCCAAATAGGTTGTCCCATCAGCATCTTAGGCACAGGAATCGCTATGGAGCAGATCAGAATCTGATACCGTTTAACTCTGAGACATCACTGCACAAGTGGAAGATGGATACATACCTCAATGACAGCGACATGCCTCTAGATTCATCGTACGATGCAGCATCCCCAATGACGTCTCCATACAGCAGTCGCACCGGCCTGAATGAGCACCAGTCCCAGGTGATCCACAGCATGTCCAGGGACATCAGGTCCAGGATAGAAGACATGAGGCAGAAGAGGCTCAGTCTGCAAGATCACCCCAGTGCCAGACAGAGCCAAGACTACTTTCGGTCTTTGTATCTGAAGGAGAGACCTACCTTTAAGACCTCATCAAAAGTTCTGGATACAACGGGGGCAGAATTAGAGCAGGATGGCCCAAATGGTTGCATCCTGGAGCCAATCAGTCACCAGGAGATTGAGCTAAATCAGGAAGGGCTTCTCACCGACGGCCAGCGGTCCGTCTCTTACTATGATGTCAAAATGTTGACAGATCGAAAGACAATGCCAGACCCTCTTTCCCGGGCGACCTCAGCAGGAGAGCTACACATCAAGTCAAAAGATCCATCACTCAAGCTACCACATTTGCAACCCAGTGGTCTCAATGTCCAGCATCCAAGACTGATGGAGTCTTTGAGGGAACTCCCTGAAGAGAAAGAGGGTTCAAACGCACGTGTCAACACCTCAGACTCTGCTGTATTCAAAGACGAACGAGAGGAGGGTCACAAAAAAGACAGATCTGGTTCAAAGGAGAACTCTACAAAGTCTGCTCATTCACGGAGTCAGAACCAATCCAGAGGAAGCCATGGTTCTAGAGAGAACATGGCCAAAAGCTCAGGGTCAGCTGTCAGAGGAGGACACAGGTCAACGTCAAATGAAGTTCTGACTAGCCCAAAGAATTCTGCAGGATCTCAGCATTCAGTGGATGCTAAGAGAAGTCATGAGGAAAAGGATCAAAAACAGTACGAGGAACCAACCCTGCAAAGAAAGAATTCTTTGAGAATGAGAATGTATTCACTCCTTACATCAGATGAAAAGAAAGCATCCAAAAAGGAGGAGAAGTCCCACCACAAAAAGGCCTCAATGAGAACAAAGAACCCGTCAGGGTCCAACCAACCAGTCAGGGCAAGCCATTCATCTCCTGCAGACCAAGCAACCAATGACTACCGGTCACTCAACACCTCCAGTGGTCCGGCAGAGGCAGAGAAGCAAAGATCTCCATTCTCAAAGTTATCTCCTCAACGTTCCAGCAAAAGGAAGACGAACCTTTCGGCGGAGGAGGACCGCGGGTCTGGGAGCACTCTGGACGAAGATGCAGCCTCTCGGGTCCAGAGACAGAATGTCTACAGTCGATATGAATACTTACTGCCCACTGACCATGTTCCTAAAGATAGAGGCGCCTCTCTGAGCAGACTGGAATCCGGCAGACCGGAATCTGACAACAAGCTGGGACGATTCATGCACCGTGTAGGAAGTTTTATAAGCAAGAACAAGTAG
- the ptp4a1 gene encoding protein tyrosine phosphatase type IVA 1: MARMNRPAPVEITYKNMRFLITHNPTNATLNKFIEELKKYGVTTVVRVCEATYDATLVVKEGIQVLDWPFDDGAPPSNQIVDDWLNLLKLKFREEPGCCVAVHCVAGLGRAPVLVALALIECGMKYEDAVQFIRQKRRGAFNSKQLFYLEKYRPKMRLRFKDSNGHRNNCCIQ, from the exons ATGGCTCGCATGAACCGACCAGCCCCCGTGGAGATCACCTACAAGAACATGAGGTTCCTCATCACCCACAATCCCACCAATGCCACCCTGAACAAGTTCATCGAG GAGCTGAAGAAGTACGGCGTGACCACCGTGGTGAGAGTCTGCGAGGCCACCTACGACGCCACGCTGGTGGTGAAGGAAGGCATCCAGGTTCTG GATTGGCCGTTTGACGACGGAGCCCCTCCCTCTAACCAGATCGTAGACGATTGGCTGAACCTGCTGAAGCTGAAGTTCAGGGAGGAGCCCGGTTGCTGCGTGGCGGTCCACTGCGTGGCGGGCCTGGGGAG GGCTCCGGTTCTGGTCGCGCTCGCCCTGATCGAATGTGGGATGAAGTACGAAGACGCTGTCCAGTTCATCCGACA GAAGCGTCGCGGCGCCTTCAACAGCAAGCAGCTGTTCTACCTGGAGAAATATCGTCCAAAGATGCGCCTGCGCTTCAAAGACTCCAACGGCCATCGCAATAACTGCTGCATCCAGTAG
- the lgsn gene encoding lengsin, producing the protein MNDAKDLKEGQSRSKDQIDGTGMSLAHKKGVRVTGKYAPPVDWGSKGRGPCIVHTPASIPSPPDTPTVISIGRSPQRPPQHLEDPGLDDSAVQDNWTREGSSQNRVSYSDMGIPRQTMEELKTILRESPLLSHGREDEKPGSPYLYLPRTGSSTTGGGGGSRRPDGWKDDGNSNRPLTTFKPLSDSSRRGPSSRGSTSIQVPASMDSSSSFRLDPNTNRPPGVRAYTYTGGGPGGETGASHRENRNEIVEFFGNQRFTSAMEQIKQQIARENINFVRFEATDLHGVSRSKIVPVRFFHVINQSINQSVNQSMNLFIYRSIHLLYPQEKAVYGVPMPRSYLELTLSPKSNEVDNATTAANFSSDVLLIPDLSTFRVLPWAEQTARVICDPCTVMGSPLRTSPRLIAKQLLGQLQSMGFSLHSSFTYECCVLGAPDRIGPKTLMFPATTLLSNHDLPFFQQLVDSMYCMGADIDSIASASGPGQMEINLRPEFGIAAADSAFTFRTGIKEMARKHSYIASFFTDDGLYNAGVLSHSLRDANGRRSLFQNGEKVDELSEIGRKWLAGLLTHSAALSCLMSPGLGCRSHIAKTIKDPKRMLCATCGCNDNSSSFNIKSHGGRETHIDNKLGSAMANPYIVLAATVAAGLDGIRRNLNVDGVLIKAPSQQKEFAIPVKLDEALEALGEDHVMRSALGEPFVQYFIAMKKFEIETQELDDERNKCLEYFI; encoded by the exons ATGAATGACGCAAAGGACCTCAAG GAGGGCCAGAGTCGAAGCAAAGATCAGATAGATGGAACGGGGATGAGCCTGGCCCACAAGAAGGGCGTGAGGGTAACTGGGAAATATGCTCCTCCGGTGGACTGGGGCAGCAAAGGGAGAGGTCCATGCATTGTCCACACTCCCGCAAGCATCCCTTCACCTCCAGACACTCCCACTGTGATCTCCATCGGTCGTTCACCTCAGAGGCCACCACAGCATCTCGAGGATCCCGGGTTGGATGACTCCGCCGTTCAGGACAACTGGACCAGAGAAGGGTCTTCTCAAAACAGGGTGTCTTACAGCGACATGGGAATTCCTCGCCAGAccatggaggagctgaagacCATCCTGAGGGAGAGTCCTCTTCTCAGCCATGGAAGAGAGGACGAAAAGCCAGGTAGCCCCTACTTGTACCTCCCCCGAACCGGCAGCAGCACCACTGGCGGCGGCGGTGGTAGCAGAAGGCCTGACGGATGGAAGGACGATGGAAACTCCAACAGGCCGTTGACTACCTTCAAACCACTCTCTGACTCTTCCAGAAGGGGGCCCAGCTCCAGAGGTAGCACCTCTATTCAGGTGCCTGCTAGCATGGATTCATCCAGCTCATTCCGGTTAGACCCCAACACAAATAGGCCACCTGGAGTCAGGGCGTACACATACACTGGCGGCGGACCTGGGGGAGAGACTGGAGCCTCTCATAGAG AAAACAGGAACGAGATTGTCGAGTTCTTTGGGAATCAGAGGTTCACTTCAGCCATGGAGCAGATCAAGCAGCAGATCGCCAGAGAAAACATCAACTTTGTCCGCTTCGAGGCCACCGACCTCCATGGGGTGTCCCGGTCCAAGATAGTTCCTGTCCGCTTCTTCCATGTAATTAATCagtcgatcaatcaatcagtcaatcaatcaatgaatctatttatctatcgatccatccatctattgtATCCGCAGGAGAAAGCAGTCTATGGAGTCCCGATGCCGAGGAGCTACTTGGAGCTCACCCTGAGCCCTAAGAGCAACGAGGTGGACAACGCCACCACTGCCGCCAACTTCAGCAGCGATGTCCTTCTGATCCCTGACCTGTCCACCTTCAGGGTCTTACCCTGGGCAGAGCAGACAGCCCGGGTCATCTGTGACCCCTGCACAGTGATGGGAAGCCCCCTTCGCACCTCACCTCGCCTCATCGCCAAGCAACTCCTTGGCCAGCTCCAAAGTATGGGCTTCTCCTTACACTCCTCCTTCACCTACGAATGTTGTGTACTCGGAGCACCGGATCGGATCGGCCCAAAGACTCTCATGTTCCCAGCCACCACCCTGCTCAGCAACCATGACCTGCCCTTCTTCCAACAACTGGTGGACAGCATGTACTGCATGGGTGCCGACATCGACAGCATCGCCTCGGCAAGTGGTCCTGGCCAGATGGAGATCAACCTGAGGCCAGAGTTCGGGATCGCGGCGGCAGATAGCGCCTTCACTTTCCGCACCGGTATCAAGGAGATGGCTCGTAAACACAGCTACATCGCTAGCTTCTTCACCGACGATGGCCTGTACAATGCTGGGGTTCTCTCGCACAGTTTGCGAGATGCTAACGGCCGACGTAGCCTCTTCCAGAATGGGGAGAAGGTAGACGAGCTCTCTGAGATTGGCAGGAAGTGGCTGGCTGGGCTCCTCACCCATTCTGCGGCCCTGAGCTGCCTGATGTCGCCTGGCCTCGGTTGCCGAAGTCACATTGCAAAGACAATCAAAGATCCCAAACGAATGCTGTGCGCCACCTGTGGCTGCAACGATAACAGCAGCTCCTTCAACATTAAGAGTCATGGCGGCAGGGAGACGCACATCGACAACAAGCTGGGCTCTGCCATGGCCAACCCTTACATTGTGCTGGCTGCTACCGTGGCCGCCGGACTGGACGGCATCCGACGGAACTTGAACGTGGACGGTGTTCTGATCAAGGCTCCCAGCCAGCAGAAGGAGTTTGCTATTCCTGTGAAGCTTGACGAAGCTCTGGAGGCTCTGGGCGAGGACCACGTGATGCGCAGCGCCCTTGGAGAGCCGTTCGTTCAGTACTTCATCGCCATGAAAAAGTTTGAGATTGAGACCCAAGAACTGGACGATGAAAGGAACAAGTGCTTGGAGTATTTCATCTAG
- the hyls1 gene encoding dentin sialophosphoprotein: protein MDNLDFSEGEIREQLAILGYEHIPDYRLREFKRDLDELIRCGDWKRMTTKCPPAATRPSPPAYTKEKVSLASFNDSGRGFFLHGGHTTPDRQFDSYARHSVAPKLHPLPGAPGRLPVEPYLDETIPSPLSESYTSTPDTRGRRFMRRKVLRKVEGRSVVCDESVYSGESGATMYRMFNDNNSGSSSVWSDGEEEEEEEEVEIERLVRDEDSVQVEEEPEVDEKNLSGGGGGGSSEEDDEDDACESPALSLMTSGYGTIRPEEPDGGDGRTERRLTEFDQDSRGDLSETQDEDEEEDERSLCSLGTFDVGPPACQLSVSTETDDDITGRRSGEVRDQEEEEQIPSENGAVGRALDEWRGAVGGGRSTFDESRWTDGEEEEPEEDERRESSHGEGVKFIDSRQEFSWMTYEQMCGGWEGNLRPKKDTTSVLGERLEALHLSSARREAELRDGDTHSDESDSLSRISFESRMTGMTGGQRDKPKSFIRPLIQSSRKTDPVAKYFHYKQFWEMFKPPGEADRSAVRQELKERLEYQPPPPKPRRVLVPNSYVIPTEKKRSALRWQVRNDLANGLVPYKFSCLC from the exons ATGGACAATCTGGACTTCTCAGAAGGTGAAATCAGGGAGCAGCTCGCAATCCTGGGCTACGAACACATCCCCGACTACAGGCTGCGAGAATTTAAACGAG ATCTGGATGAACTGATCCGATGTGGAGACTGGAAAAGAATGACGACTAAATGTCCCCCAGCGGCGACGCGTCCCAGCCCCCCTGCTTATACCAAAGAGAAAG TGAGTCTGGCCAGCTTTAACGACTCCGGTCGAGGGTTTTTCTTACATGGGGGGCACACGACTCCCGACAGACAATTTGACTCTTACGCTCGACACTCCGTGGCTCCGAAGCTCCATCCGCTCCCAGGAGCCCCCGGCAGGCTACCGGTGGAGCCATACCTCGATGAGACGATCCCTTCGCCGCTCTCTGAAAGCTACACCTCCACCCCCGACACCCGGGGGCGGCGCTTCATGAGGAGAAAAGTTCTGAG GAAGGTGGAAGGACGATCCGTGGTGTGTGATGAGTCGGTCTACAGCGGGGAGTCAG GCGCCACCATGTACAGAATGTTCAACGACAACAACTCTGGAAGCTCCTCCGTCTGGtctgatggagaggaagaggaggaagaagaggaggtggagattgagCGACTGGTCAGAGACGAAGACTCCGTCCAGGTGGAGGAAGAGCCTGAAGTGGACGAGAAGAACCTGagcggtggaggaggaggcgggagcAGTGAAGAAGACGATGAGGATGACGCCTGTGAGAGTCCGGCTCTGAGCCTGATGACGTCCGGCTACGGCACCATCCGACCGGAGGAGCCGGACGGAGGAGACGGTCGGACGGAGCGCCGCCTGACGGAGTTCGATCAGGACAGTCGAGGAGATCTGTCCGAGACGCAAgacgaagacgaggaggaagacgagcgCTCCCTGTGCAGCCTGGGCACGTTTGACGTCGGACCGCCGGCCTGTCAGCTGAGTGTTTCCACGGAaactgatgatgacatcacaggtagGAGGTCAGGAGAAGTTAGagatcaggaggaggaggaacaaatACCCTCTGAAAATGGAGCGGTTGGTCGAGCGTTGGATGAATGGCGCGGCGCCGTCGGTGGAGGCCGGTCAACGTTCGATGAGTCGCGTTGGAcggatggagaagaagaagaacctgaAGAAGACGAGCGAAGGGAATCTTCACACGGTGAAGGCGTCAAGTTCATCGACTCCAGACAAGAATTCAGCTGGATGACCTACGAGCAGATGTGTGGGGGGTGGGAAGGAAACCTCAGGCCGAAGAAGG ACACCACCAGCGTTCTGGGGGAGCGTCTGGAGGCGCTCCACCTGTCCTCAGCCCGACGGGAGGCGGAGCTCCGAGATGGCGACACCCACAGCGACGAGTCGGATTCTCTCTCCAGGATCAGCTTCGAGTCGCGGATGACGGGCATG ACGGGGGGTCAACGGGACAAACCCAAATCCT TCATCAGACCCCTGATCCAAAGCAGCAGGAAGACCGACCCAGTGGCCAA GTATTTCCACTACAAGCAGTTCTGGGAAATGTTCAAGCCTCCAGGAGAGGCGGACAGGAGCGCCGTCCGTCAGGAGCTGAAG GAACGTCTGGAATACCAGCCTCCTCCA CCGAAGCCTCGCAGAGTCCTCGTTCCGAACTCGTACGTCATTCCTACGGAGAAGAAGCGCTCGGCGCTCCGCTGGCAGGTCAGGAACGATTTGGCCAACGGACTCGTGCCCTATAAGTTCAGCTGTCTCTGCtag